One Kitasatospora sp. NBC_01287 DNA window includes the following coding sequences:
- the rplQ gene encoding 50S ribosomal protein L17: MPRPAKGARLGGGPHHEPLLLAGLCRELFQYGRITTTEAKARRMRPLAERLITKAKVGDIHNRRIVRKTITDIAVLHTLFTEIAPRYENRPGGYTRITKIGPRRGDNAPMAVIELVEALTVAQTAVGEAEAATKRSVKETEAAAAAPVADEAPADAAPADEQA; this comes from the coding sequence ATGCCCCGTCCCGCGAAGGGTGCCCGCCTCGGTGGCGGCCCGCACCACGAGCCGCTGCTGCTCGCCGGCCTGTGCCGTGAGCTGTTCCAGTACGGCCGCATCACCACGACCGAGGCCAAGGCCCGTCGGATGCGCCCGCTGGCCGAGCGCCTGATCACCAAGGCGAAGGTCGGTGACATCCACAACCGTCGCATCGTCCGCAAGACGATCACCGACATCGCGGTGCTGCACACCCTCTTCACCGAGATCGCGCCGCGCTACGAGAACCGCCCCGGTGGTTACACCCGCATCACCAAGATCGGTCCCCGTCGTGGCGACAACGCCCCGATGGCCGTGATCGAGCTGGTCGAGGCGCTGACCGTCGCGCAGACCGCGGTCGGCGAGGCCGAGGCCGCCACCAAGCGCTCCGTCAAGGAGACCGAGGCCGCCGCTGCCGCCCCGGTCGCCGACGAGGCCCCCGCTGACGCCGCCCCGGCGGACGAGCAGGCCTGA